Proteins encoded by one window of Musa acuminata AAA Group cultivar baxijiao chromosome BXJ2-9, Cavendish_Baxijiao_AAA, whole genome shotgun sequence:
- the LOC135622962 gene encoding uncharacterized protein LOC135622962: protein MAPWQFSCFGRGCGASSPSTSPEANATADLTAEELRRRCPVLVELFSSQGCGTSPEAEAVLSRLGRGELREDLPPVAVLGFHVEYWDYRGWRDPFGSSIWTVRQKAYVESLRLDTLYTPQVVVHGRAQCIGTDIDAIASAVRSALRFPSPTMQATFQKPAPETLQVAFTGALRSTVDGSGADVMVALYQSSLITNCDKGENKGRVLPSDYVVRQLEKLVSVKDISAKKNLSGSVQFTLWEGFNSAKCGLILFVQNSSLQIFGVQHFQIPETI from the exons ATGGCGCCGTGGCAGTTCTCGTGTTTCGGCCGCGGCTGCGGGGCTTCCTCGCCGTCGACGTCGCCAGAGGCAAACGCTACGGCGGACCTGACGGCGGAGGAACTACGGAGGAGGTGTCCCGTGCTGGTGGAGTTATTCTCTTCGCAGGGATGCGGGACGTCCCCGGAGGCCGAGGCGGTGTTATCGCGGCTGGGCCGTGGCGAGCTCCGAGAGGACCTGCCCCCTGTGGCGGTGCTGGGGTTCCACGTCGAGTACTGGGACTACCGGGGGTGGCGGGACCCCTTTGGATCCAGCATTTGGACGGTGCGGCAGAAGGCGTACGTGGAGTCGCTTCGGCTCGACACCCTGTACACGCCCCAGGTGGTGGTCCACGGCCGCGCCCAGTGCATCGGCACCGACATCGACGCCATTGCCTCCGCCGTCCGATCCGCTCTCAGATTTCCGTCCCCAACCATGCAG GCAACATTCCAAAAGCCAGCTCCTGAGACACTGCAGGTGGCTTTCACTGGGGCATTGCGGTCGACAGTGGACGGAAGTGGCGCCGACGTCATGGTAGCACTCTACCAGAGCAGTCTGATCACCAACTGTGACAAGGGTGAGAACAAGGGCCGTGTTCTCCCCAGTGACTATGTTGTCCGGCAACTTGAAAAGCTCGTTTCGGTCAAGGACATCTCCGCGAAGAAGAACCTCTCCGGCTCTGTCCAGTTCACTCTGTGGGAGGGCTTTAATAGTGCTAAATGTGGCCTTATTCTCTTCGTTCAGAATAGCTCCCTCCAGATCTTTGGTGTCCAGCACTTCcaaatcccagagaccatatga